Proteins from a single region of Myxococcaceae bacterium JPH2:
- a CDS encoding molybdenum cofactor biosynthesis protein MoaB has product MSVSAFVVTCSDSRDAARDESGRVLREGLEAAGHGIAGTVVVKDDPEAIRQALTQAREAGARAVLFTGGTGVARRDTTVETLRALFEKELPGFGELFRMLSFRQVGSAAWLSRATAGTYQGMILFALPGSPQAVRLALESLILPELGHVVRELIR; this is encoded by the coding sequence GTGAGCGTCAGCGCGTTCGTCGTCACGTGCTCGGACAGCCGCGATGCGGCGCGGGATGAGAGCGGGCGAGTGCTGCGCGAGGGGCTGGAGGCCGCCGGACACGGCATCGCCGGCACCGTGGTGGTGAAGGACGACCCCGAGGCCATCCGCCAGGCGCTGACCCAGGCTCGCGAGGCGGGCGCTCGCGCGGTGCTCTTCACGGGCGGCACGGGCGTGGCCCGGCGCGACACCACCGTGGAGACCCTGCGCGCGCTGTTCGAGAAGGAGCTGCCAGGCTTTGGAGAGCTGTTCCGCATGCTGTCCTTCCGGCAGGTGGGCAGCGCCGCGTGGCTGTCCCGCGCGACGGCGGGCACCTATCAGGGGATGATCCTCTTCGCGCTGCCGGGCTCGCCCCAGGCCGTGCGGCTGGCCCTGGAGTCGCTCATCCTCCCGGAGCTGGGCCACGTCGTCCGCGAGCTGATCCGCTGA
- a CDS encoding Rieske 2Fe-2S domain-containing protein, which translates to MTRIKLGPADFAEREMRGYEVGKRNVCIAKIHGRYKGLDDWCNHAGCLLSGGRIEGNTVVCPCHEVGFDMDSGQNVTSPGVCDDQPTVTVGVDEGDLVIELPDA; encoded by the coding sequence ATGACGCGAATCAAGCTCGGCCCGGCGGACTTCGCCGAACGGGAGATGCGAGGCTACGAGGTCGGCAAGCGCAACGTGTGCATCGCGAAGATCCACGGGCGCTACAAGGGCCTGGATGATTGGTGCAACCACGCAGGCTGCCTCCTATCGGGTGGCCGCATCGAGGGCAACACCGTGGTGTGTCCCTGCCACGAGGTCGGGTTCGACATGGACTCAGGCCAGAACGTGACGTCGCCGGGGGTCTGCGACGACCAGCCGACGGTCACGGTGGGTGTGGATGAGGGCGACCTCGTCATCGAACTGCCCGATGCCTGA
- the polX gene encoding DNA polymerase/3'-5' exonuclease PolX, which translates to MLEKSAVAQVLRDMGLLLQLQGESGFRVRAYDIGADRIAGLTQDLAAVVSEGRLQELPGIGPALAEKIVELVTTGRLTAFEELKARFPAGLLELMKLPDLGPKKVAVLWNELHVSTVEELEAACRDGRVRALKGFGAKSEAKLLEGIALYRRAKGERKLLGDALPVAEELLARVKAAPGVVRASLGGSVRRRAETVGDVDIIASAPEAGPVLDAFANAPGVATVLGKGDSKCSVRLVTGDLQVDLRVLPDEDFATALHHFTGSKAHHLRLRSRANERGLKISEWGVHRDDDTKLKVEDEAALYRLLDMQFVPPELREDTGEVEAALAGTLPQDLVTMEDLQGAVHAHTTWSDGRDSLEDMARAAGALGLKYLTITEHSEAAIYAGGLKVDVLERQWEEIDRVNERVPGVRLLKGIEVDILESGALDYADSVLERLEVVIASIHVRHSLDEEQMTQRVLTALDNPFLHILGHPTGRLIQSRDPYPLRMEAVLERAAERGVAVEVNGKPQRLDLKAEHVRRAVGLGVKLVASCDAHRKEDLTNLSFAVATARRGWARKSDILNTLPAERFLATLRARR; encoded by the coding sequence ATGCTCGAAAAGTCCGCAGTCGCCCAGGTCCTCCGCGACATGGGTCTGCTCCTTCAACTCCAGGGCGAGAGTGGATTTCGCGTCCGGGCCTATGACATCGGCGCGGACCGGATCGCCGGCCTCACCCAGGACCTGGCGGCCGTGGTCTCGGAAGGCCGCCTGCAGGAGCTGCCGGGAATTGGCCCCGCGCTCGCCGAGAAAATCGTCGAGTTGGTGACCACCGGCCGGCTCACCGCCTTCGAGGAGCTCAAGGCCCGCTTTCCCGCCGGCCTCTTGGAGTTGATGAAGCTGCCCGACCTGGGCCCCAAGAAGGTCGCCGTGCTGTGGAACGAGCTCCACGTCAGCACCGTCGAGGAACTGGAGGCCGCCTGCCGCGACGGGCGAGTCCGGGCGCTCAAGGGCTTTGGCGCCAAGAGCGAGGCCAAGCTGCTCGAGGGCATCGCGCTGTACCGTCGCGCCAAGGGCGAGCGGAAGCTCCTGGGGGATGCGCTGCCCGTGGCCGAGGAGCTGCTGGCCCGCGTGAAGGCCGCGCCGGGCGTGGTGCGCGCGAGCCTGGGAGGCAGCGTGCGTCGCCGCGCGGAGACCGTGGGCGACGTGGACATCATCGCGTCGGCGCCCGAGGCGGGCCCGGTGCTGGACGCCTTCGCCAACGCGCCGGGCGTGGCCACGGTGCTGGGCAAGGGCGACAGCAAGTGCTCGGTGCGGCTCGTCACGGGCGACCTCCAGGTGGACCTGCGCGTGCTGCCCGATGAGGACTTCGCCACGGCGTTGCACCACTTCACCGGCTCCAAGGCCCATCACCTGCGCCTGCGCAGCCGCGCCAACGAGCGAGGTCTCAAGATCTCCGAGTGGGGCGTGCACCGCGATGACGACACGAAGCTGAAGGTGGAGGACGAAGCGGCCCTGTACCGCCTGCTGGACATGCAGTTCGTGCCGCCCGAGCTGCGCGAAGACACTGGCGAGGTCGAGGCCGCGCTCGCGGGCACCCTGCCCCAGGACCTGGTGACGATGGAGGATCTCCAGGGCGCGGTGCACGCGCACACCACCTGGTCCGATGGTCGCGACTCGCTGGAGGACATGGCGCGCGCGGCGGGCGCCCTGGGCCTCAAGTACCTCACCATCACCGAGCACAGCGAGGCCGCCATCTACGCGGGCGGCCTCAAGGTGGACGTCCTGGAGCGGCAGTGGGAGGAGATCGACCGGGTCAACGAGCGGGTGCCCGGCGTGCGACTGCTCAAGGGCATCGAGGTGGACATCCTGGAGTCCGGCGCGCTCGACTACGCCGATAGCGTGCTGGAGCGGCTGGAGGTGGTCATCGCCTCCATCCACGTGCGCCACTCGCTGGACGAAGAGCAGATGACCCAGCGGGTCCTCACAGCGCTGGACAACCCGTTTCTGCACATCCTCGGGCACCCCACGGGCCGGCTCATCCAGAGTCGCGACCCCTATCCCCTGCGCATGGAGGCGGTGCTGGAGCGCGCCGCCGAGCGCGGCGTGGCAGTGGAGGTCAACGGCAAGCCGCAGCGGCTGGACCTCAAGGCCGAGCACGTGCGGCGCGCGGTGGGGTTGGGCGTGAAGCTGGTGGCGAGCTGCGATGCGCACCGCAAGGAGGACCTGACGAACCTGTCCTTCGCAGTGGCCACCGCGCGCCGAGGCTGGGCCCGCAAGTCGGACATCCTCAACACGCTTCCCGCGGAGCGGTTCCTCGCCACCTTGCGCGCGCGCCGGTGA
- a CDS encoding trypsin-like peptidase domain-containing protein: MFPAPSPRVFVLSCLALAAPVLAGEDARPSRADLTRALELHARSTVRVIGPKQTGLGIVVGTQGQVLTSVQYVGLESAEVEHDGQARPAKVLLANARLKVALVSASGEAWPAAPVRLPPEGLVGRWVMGVEPGKRGQPSTPRAAMARSAPEPFFDVALALPAGSPVFDADGRLVAVVVERRGKQGARALPLSAVKAQLASAATP; the protein is encoded by the coding sequence ATGTTCCCTGCTCCATCGCCCCGCGTCTTCGTCCTGTCGTGCCTCGCGCTCGCCGCCCCCGTCCTGGCCGGCGAGGACGCCCGTCCGTCGCGCGCGGACCTCACCCGCGCCCTGGAGCTGCACGCGCGCTCGACCGTCCGGGTCATCGGACCGAAGCAGACCGGGCTCGGCATCGTCGTGGGCACGCAGGGACAGGTGCTCACCTCGGTGCAGTACGTGGGCCTCGAGTCCGCCGAGGTCGAGCATGACGGGCAGGCGCGACCCGCGAAGGTGTTGCTCGCGAACGCCCGGCTGAAGGTCGCGCTCGTGTCCGCCTCGGGCGAGGCCTGGCCCGCCGCGCCAGTGCGCCTGCCGCCGGAGGGACTCGTCGGCCGGTGGGTGATGGGCGTGGAGCCGGGCAAGCGCGGTCAGCCGTCGACGCCTCGCGCGGCGATGGCTCGCAGCGCTCCGGAGCCCTTCTTCGACGTGGCCCTCGCGCTGCCCGCCGGGAGCCCAGTGTTCGACGCCGACGGGCGGCTGGTCGCGGTGGTGGTGGAGCGTCGCGGCAAGCAGGGCGCGCGCGCGCTGCCCTTGAGCGCGGTGAAGGCACAGCTCGCCTCGGCGGCAACGCCATGA
- a CDS encoding CPBP family intramembrane metalloprotease, whose protein sequence is MSRPPGPPWKVSAVQEALGLWALGFLGIIGAFLIAGGTSGPKLVATVGFLYLPLIPMRWRDEDYRDYGLTLRAWKEDLRLFLLLSLIVGPLFFVGFAAFVQLTPHLPVALARHLTPIVGEGHFQPRLPPRFGEWIIDQLFVVALPEEFFYRGYIQARLRDAWPQGRVVLGARLGRAFWVTALLFALGHLAIFQTWRLAVFFPALLFGWMRERTGTVIGSALFHAACNLYVRFLEVSFFGQ, encoded by the coding sequence ATGAGTCGCCCACCTGGACCGCCGTGGAAGGTGAGCGCGGTGCAGGAGGCGCTGGGCCTGTGGGCCCTGGGCTTCCTGGGCATCATCGGCGCGTTCCTCATCGCGGGAGGCACCAGCGGCCCCAAGCTCGTGGCCACCGTGGGCTTCCTCTACCTGCCGCTCATCCCCATGCGCTGGCGCGACGAGGACTACCGCGACTACGGGCTGACGTTGCGCGCATGGAAGGAGGACCTGCGGCTGTTCCTCCTGTTGTCGCTCATCGTCGGGCCGTTGTTCTTCGTGGGCTTCGCCGCCTTCGTGCAGCTCACCCCGCACCTGCCCGTCGCGCTGGCGCGCCACCTGACGCCCATCGTCGGGGAGGGCCACTTCCAGCCGAGACTGCCCCCGCGCTTCGGCGAGTGGATCATCGATCAACTCTTCGTGGTGGCGCTGCCCGAGGAGTTCTTCTACCGGGGCTACATCCAGGCCCGCCTGCGCGACGCGTGGCCACAAGGCCGCGTGGTGCTGGGCGCGCGGCTCGGGCGTGCGTTCTGGGTGACCGCGCTCCTCTTCGCGCTGGGACACCTGGCCATCTTCCAGACGTGGCGACTGGCGGTGTTCTTCCCTGCGCTGCTGTTCGGCTGGATGCGCGAGCGCACGGGCACCGTCATCGGATCCGCCCTCTTCCACGCCGCCTGCAACCTGTACGTGCGCTTCCTGGAAGTGTCCTTCTTCGGGCAGTAG
- a CDS encoding class II glutamine amidotransferase yields MSVVLAALTSDPNLLRCELLRLGGQVRLQGDATPNAVGVGSYAQEEVLLRRFRAETELTLARVLPDIESEALLFHAQRLPMGLAHEENTQPFRARRWLFAHQGRVEGFERLRASLLAGLPDHLQRQVRGPTDSEVLFAVFLKHLRALGRTDDPRLEPEIAGDLLARTALEVARASAEAGVPRASNLNLLAANGAVLAATRLGELPLYYMRMEGSAACEACGVDARTSDIQPTLGAHRRQRTVVVASHLARPASWVELPSGATLVVGSDLQARTLTTP; encoded by the coding sequence ATGTCCGTCGTCCTCGCGGCACTGACGTCTGATCCGAACCTGCTCCGGTGCGAGCTGCTGCGTCTGGGCGGGCAGGTCCGTCTCCAGGGTGACGCAACGCCCAACGCGGTGGGCGTGGGCAGTTATGCGCAGGAGGAAGTCCTGCTGCGGCGCTTCCGCGCGGAGACGGAGCTGACCTTGGCGCGGGTGCTGCCAGACATCGAGTCCGAGGCGCTCCTGTTCCATGCGCAACGGCTCCCCATGGGCCTGGCCCACGAGGAGAACACGCAGCCGTTTCGCGCGCGACGCTGGCTCTTCGCACACCAGGGCCGGGTGGAGGGCTTCGAGCGCCTGCGCGCCTCCTTGCTGGCGGGGCTTCCCGACCACCTCCAACGGCAGGTGCGTGGGCCCACCGACAGCGAGGTCCTCTTCGCCGTGTTCCTCAAGCACCTGCGCGCGCTCGGGCGGACGGATGACCCCCGGTTGGAGCCGGAGATCGCTGGCGACCTCCTGGCGCGCACGGCCTTGGAGGTGGCGCGCGCGTCGGCGGAAGCGGGGGTGCCGCGCGCGTCGAACCTGAACCTGCTGGCCGCCAACGGCGCGGTGCTCGCGGCGACGCGTTTGGGGGAGCTGCCGCTGTACTACATGCGGATGGAGGGCTCGGCGGCGTGCGAGGCGTGCGGCGTGGACGCGCGGACCTCGGACATCCAGCCGACCTTGGGGGCTCACCGGCGCCAGCGCACGGTGGTGGTGGCCAGTCACCTGGCTCGGCCCGCGAGCTGGGTGGAGCTGCCCTCGGGGGCAACCCTCGTGGTGGGCAGCGACCTGCAGGCGCGGACGCTCACCACGCCCTGA
- the dnaK gene encoding molecular chaperone DnaK has product MSDEIAIGIDLGTSYSCVSVVQDGQPVVIPNEWGETTHASCVSFLDDGSVLVGNAAKRNIITNPESTVYSAKRLIGRYYFSDEVKKAQAVMPYRIVEGDNNSVRIGVNDRSYSLPEISALVLKEMKAVAETYLGRAVTKAVVTVPAYFNDNQRQATKDAGRIAGLEVLRILNEPTAAALAYGFGRDVNQRVVVYDLGGGTFDVSILEIGKDVFEVLATAGDTYLGGDDFDDRIMTWLADDFLNRTRLDVRQNKYCLQMLKEAAEKAKIDVGQNGTADVLCQGICQDANGNVLDLRNTLNQDQFNRMVMDLVQRTFKVCDEALQSARLTAADIDAVILVGGPTRLPIIRNSVKHYFQKGPLEGINPDQVVAMGAALQSHALLDSRTETFLVDVTPLTLRIGTVGGYTEKIIDKNTPVPIDRSKTFTTSRDGQEKVKIRVYQGESNRADECEMLGEFEFAGFRIGYRGEVKIEVTFEINTDGLVHVSACDVETGQKTSTTITLSSGMTEADIQQSIQANRNIRLAGHNSNDLPAVAQ; this is encoded by the coding sequence ATGTCGGACGAGATTGCAATCGGCATCGACTTGGGTACGTCGTACTCGTGCGTATCCGTCGTCCAGGACGGACAACCGGTGGTCATCCCCAACGAGTGGGGAGAGACGACCCATGCATCGTGCGTGTCGTTCCTGGATGACGGCTCGGTGTTGGTGGGCAACGCCGCCAAGCGCAACATCATCACCAACCCCGAGTCGACGGTGTATTCCGCCAAGCGACTCATCGGGCGCTACTACTTCTCCGATGAGGTGAAGAAGGCGCAGGCGGTGATGCCGTACCGCATCGTCGAGGGCGACAACAACTCGGTGCGCATCGGAGTGAATGACCGGAGCTACTCGCTGCCGGAGATCTCCGCGCTGGTGCTCAAGGAGATGAAGGCCGTCGCGGAGACGTACCTCGGCCGCGCTGTCACCAAGGCGGTGGTGACGGTGCCCGCGTACTTCAACGACAACCAGCGGCAGGCCACCAAGGACGCCGGGCGCATCGCGGGGCTGGAGGTGCTGCGCATCCTCAACGAGCCCACCGCCGCGGCGCTCGCCTACGGGTTCGGCCGGGACGTCAACCAGCGGGTGGTGGTCTACGACCTGGGGGGTGGCACGTTCGACGTGTCCATCCTGGAGATCGGCAAGGACGTCTTCGAGGTGCTCGCCACGGCGGGCGACACGTACCTGGGCGGCGACGACTTCGACGATCGCATCATGACGTGGCTGGCGGATGACTTCCTCAACCGCACGCGGCTGGACGTCCGCCAGAACAAGTACTGCCTCCAGATGCTCAAGGAGGCGGCGGAGAAGGCGAAGATCGACGTGGGCCAGAACGGCACCGCCGACGTCCTCTGCCAGGGCATCTGTCAGGACGCCAACGGCAACGTGCTGGACCTGCGCAACACGCTGAACCAGGACCAGTTCAACCGCATGGTGATGGACCTGGTGCAGCGCACCTTCAAGGTCTGTGACGAGGCGCTCCAGAGCGCGCGGCTCACCGCGGCGGACATCGACGCGGTCATCCTGGTGGGCGGGCCCACGCGGCTGCCCATCATCCGCAACTCGGTGAAGCACTACTTCCAGAAGGGCCCGCTGGAGGGCATCAACCCGGATCAGGTCGTGGCCATGGGCGCCGCGCTCCAGTCGCACGCGCTGCTGGACAGCCGGACGGAGACGTTCCTGGTGGACGTCACGCCGCTCACGCTGCGCATCGGCACGGTGGGTGGCTACACCGAGAAGATCATCGACAAGAACACGCCGGTCCCCATCGACCGCTCGAAGACCTTCACCACCAGCCGCGACGGGCAAGAGAAGGTGAAGATCCGCGTGTATCAGGGCGAGTCCAACCGCGCCGACGAGTGCGAGATGCTGGGCGAGTTCGAGTTCGCGGGCTTCCGCATCGGCTACCGCGGCGAGGTGAAGATCGAGGTCACCTTCGAGATCAACACCGACGGCCTGGTGCATGTCTCGGCGTGCGACGTGGAGACGGGCCAGAAGACGTCCACGACCATCACCTTGTCCTCGGGCATGACGGAGGCCGAC